TCaccatcttttattttttaaaataattattctcttaattaaaaaaaaaccaaaaaaataaccaaTAGATAGAAGGGTTGACAATTTGTCACAAATTAACAATTAACTCATTACTCCATTTATTAAGGGATTAACATATAATGCCAACTAAGGTGCATTATTGAGTAATCACcattatttatccattaatggGATAAGATTTTCTAACCCCCAAATCAAAATATTACATAGAATAATAACATCAATTGTTTGAGAGTGTAGCATGTATACCTTTAAATAGTCCATATTTTTCACTCTCAATGtcaactcaaaatcacaagaataTATTATCTCTTATTCTTTACTTACAacttattttatcaaacatggcAAAGAAACCTAGTAGCATGGGTCGTCAAAAGATCAAAATTGCCAAGATAGAGGTCAAGAATCAGGTTACCTTCTCAAAACGTCGCTCTAGTCTTTTCAAAAAAGCAAGTGAACTGTGCACTCTCTGTGTTGTTGAAATAGCTATCATAGTTCTTTCCCCTGCAAGAAAAGTCTTTTCCTTCGGCCACCCTAATGTTGAGTCCCTTATTGATAGGTTCCTCtcgagaaataataataaaaataatccaaTCGCAAATAATTCACTTCAACTTGTTGAGGCTCATCAAAATGTTAATGTTTGTGGGCTCAATTTTCAAGTCACTCAAATTCTTGGTGAGGTTGAAATTGAGAAGAAAAGAGGTGAATCACTTGATCAAATGAGGAAAACTAGTCAGAGCCAATGTTGGTGGGAAGCTCCCATAAGTCAACTTGATTTGCAAGAACTTGAACAATTAAAGGATTCAATGGAAGCTTTGAAAAAATATGTGACTAATCAGACAAACAAGTTTATGGTTAATGAGATTGCTAATTCTTCTACTTTTTTTGGTGATAATGGTAATGGGATCTTTGACAACTATGATATCAAGCCACCTAGAACCATGCCTTCTTCAAGTGATCTTCACAACCATACCCTTGGTTTTGATTCAGCTGcacttttttaattctttttttttttgtgcgtCTCTCCATTccattttttggattttcattcGGAGTCTTGACACTAATTTGGGGCCCGACTAattaagattttcatcgatatgCAACTTCATGTGGACTATAATAATCGCCCCATCACAACCTGTAATGGTCCAGTGAGTACCTCACTTGCTGGCTGACCTTTGCTCTAAGTTCTTCAAGTTCTCAATTTGTGCATTTATTTGCTAATAAGCAACAACAAATGAATCAATATAAGATTTTTTCTTAATAGGTTGTTTTTAATTTGCTATTTATCACGGTATTATAAAGAATTAATAAGTGTAAACTGACTATTCTCAAAGAATGATGCATATATTTTTGTGTAAACAAAATACTTAAGAAACTGT
This genomic interval from Capsicum annuum cultivar UCD-10X-F1 unplaced genomic scaffold, UCD10Xv1.1 ctg22453, whole genome shotgun sequence contains the following:
- the LOC124890693 gene encoding agamous-like MADS-box protein AGL62, whose protein sequence is MAKKPSSMGRQKIKIAKIEVKNQVTFSKRRSSLFKKASELCTLCVVEIAIIVLSPARKVFSFGHPNVESLIDRFLSRNNNKNNPIANNSLQLVEAHQNVNVCGLNFQVTQILGEVEIEKKRGESLDQMRKTSQSQCWWEAPISQLDLQELEQLKDSMEALKKYVTNQTNKFMVNEIANSSTFFGDNGNGIFDNYDIKPPRTMPSSSDLHNHTLGFDSAALF